The following DNA comes from Clostridiisalibacter paucivorans DSM 22131.
AAATTCTACATCTTCTCTGTTTACAATTTTCCCATCATCTATGCTATTTTCAGGTGTACTAATAGTTTTCAAATCTTCTACTAAAACATATTTTCCCTTATATCTCCCAATGGCTATTTTTATATTAGCACTCCCCATATCTAATGATATCACTTTTTTACTAAACAATATGTCCACCTCAACACTCTTAATTATAAGATGAAATCTATGTACATATTAAAAATCTCATCTCTATATAATATAGTCACAACAGCAGCAATAGATATAAATGGACCAAAGGGTATAAAATCCTTCCTTTCCTTTTTACCTGTTGCCAACAACATAACCGAAACTATTGCTCCAATTATAAAAGACATAAGTAATGTTATTAATGTGTATTTAGGACCAAATGTCATCCCTAACATTGCCATAAGTTTTATATCTCCACCACCCATTGCTCCTTTAGTTAAAATTGCTATTACAAATAGTATTCCTCCGCCTAATAATAGTCCTAAAACCCCGTTAAACAAATAATCTAAGCTATTATACAATGTAATTAATGTTATATTTGTTAGAAAACCAAATAATAATATTTTATCAGGTATA
Coding sequences within:
- a CDS encoding prepilin peptidase, with translation MIYIIFISGILIGSFLNTCIYGLPKRQSFTYLLFHCSSCGIEVKNHHIVSIINYIFLKGRCSHCNQRISWRYPLVEFLNGIIYVLMFINYGFSILFLNYAIISSILIVISFIDYDYQIIPDKILLFGFLTNITLITLYNSLDYLFNGVLGLLLGGGILFVIAILTKGAMGGGDIKLMAMLGMTFGPKYTLITLLMSFIIGAIVSVMLLATGKKERKDFIPFGPFISIAAVVTILYRDEIFNMYIDFIL